In Synechococcus sp. PCC 6312, one genomic interval encodes:
- a CDS encoding cation-transporting P-type ATPase: MVVSPNSPAWHTLSRQDTAVHLQTDPNRGLTTEQVEQRHDYYGPNELKETQGRSKFQIFLDQFRNVMLIMLIVVAFISGGLDVYEAWTSHTFIFPKDAAAILVVVVLNGLLGYVQETRAEAALAALKSMATSKVRVIRAGRVSEIDSVELVPGDVLILETGVKIAADGRLWEAVNLQVREATLTGEAHGVIKDAGLELPEDTVLGDRFNFVYAGTEVTQGRGTVIVTHTGMSTELGKIATALQAVETEPTPLQKRMTELGNKLVFGSLILVALVIAVGLIFRPDLFRQFVEVSLSMAVAVVPEGLPAVITVTLALGTQRMVKRNALIRRLPAVETLGSITTICSDKTGTLTQNKMVVQEIRTLHNQADVTGTGYDPDGELQSRPPSDPHVAGLGLAEQRLLLLAGAVCNDAVLQKEAGEWVILGDPTEGALLPLAIKGGFDLAQLQQEFERLVEFPFCADRKRMSVIGTLATASHYGLDGAPYLMFTKGSPELTLECCTQIQLGSAAQLLNPGQRAMILAQNDQLAKQGLRVLGLAYRAWSELPPPASEVQSEQNLVWLGLVGILDPPRPEVKAAVEKCLTAGIRPIMITGDHQLTAQAIATSLGICQTGDCVLTGRDLAKLSPAELDQRVMEVNVYARVSPEHKLQIVQALQRQGQVVAMTGDGVNDAPALKQADIGVAMGITGTDVTKEASDMVLLDDNFATIVAATEEGRVIYSNIRRFIKYILGSNIGEVLTIAAAPIIGLGGVPLSPLQILWMNLVTDGLPALALAVEPGSPGVMQVPPINPKESIFARGMGFYMVRVGLVLAIVTIAMMAWAYGFTNTVTSDILSPKRWATMVFTTLCIAQMGHALAVRSTSKLTLELPFFSNPYLLLSLFLTTVLQLCLIYVPFLREFFGTFIISGQELLICFGCSALVFVWVEMEKLVYRYWKRS, encoded by the coding sequence ATGGTTGTCTCCCCCAACTCTCCGGCCTGGCATACCCTCAGTCGCCAAGATACCGCTGTCCATCTGCAAACAGATCCCAACCGAGGACTGACAACTGAGCAGGTTGAACAACGCCACGACTATTACGGGCCCAATGAACTCAAAGAAACTCAGGGTCGCAGTAAGTTTCAGATTTTCCTGGATCAATTTCGCAATGTCATGCTGATCATGCTGATTGTTGTGGCGTTCATCTCTGGTGGCCTGGATGTCTATGAGGCCTGGACTAGTCACACATTCATTTTTCCGAAAGATGCTGCGGCAATTTTGGTCGTTGTGGTTCTCAATGGCCTGTTAGGCTATGTGCAGGAAACGCGGGCAGAAGCGGCCTTAGCAGCCCTGAAAAGTATGGCCACCTCGAAAGTCCGGGTGATTCGGGCAGGACGGGTCAGTGAAATTGACTCTGTAGAATTAGTGCCTGGGGATGTCCTGATTTTAGAAACAGGAGTAAAAATTGCTGCCGATGGCCGGCTGTGGGAAGCCGTTAATTTGCAAGTCCGGGAAGCGACTCTGACGGGAGAAGCCCATGGGGTGATCAAAGATGCTGGCCTGGAACTGCCGGAAGATACGGTTTTAGGGGATCGGTTCAATTTTGTTTATGCCGGGACCGAAGTAACCCAGGGGCGGGGGACAGTCATTGTCACTCATACGGGCATGAGTACTGAGCTAGGGAAAATTGCTACAGCCCTGCAAGCGGTGGAAACAGAACCAACCCCCCTGCAAAAACGGATGACGGAACTGGGGAATAAATTAGTCTTTGGCTCCCTCATCCTAGTCGCCCTAGTTATTGCTGTGGGATTAATTTTTCGACCAGATTTATTTCGACAGTTCGTGGAAGTGTCCCTGAGTATGGCCGTGGCGGTCGTTCCCGAAGGCTTACCGGCGGTGATTACCGTAACCTTGGCCCTAGGAACCCAACGGATGGTCAAGCGCAATGCCCTCATTCGTCGCCTTCCGGCCGTAGAAACCTTGGGAAGTATTACCACCATCTGCTCTGATAAAACGGGGACATTGACTCAAAATAAAATGGTGGTGCAGGAAATTCGGACTCTCCATAATCAGGCCGATGTGACTGGAACGGGCTATGACCCTGATGGTGAATTACAATCCCGCCCTCCCAGTGACCCCCATGTGGCTGGCCTTGGCCTGGCTGAACAGCGATTGCTCCTCTTAGCGGGGGCTGTTTGTAATGATGCCGTCTTGCAAAAGGAAGCAGGGGAATGGGTCATTCTCGGAGATCCGACAGAAGGGGCGTTGTTACCCTTAGCGATTAAAGGTGGTTTTGACCTAGCGCAACTTCAACAAGAGTTTGAACGCCTGGTAGAGTTTCCTTTCTGTGCAGATCGAAAACGAATGAGCGTGATCGGGACTCTAGCTACGGCGAGTCACTATGGCCTGGACGGTGCTCCCTACCTCATGTTTACCAAAGGGTCTCCAGAACTGACATTAGAATGTTGTACCCAAATTCAATTAGGTTCGGCCGCCCAGCTCCTTAACCCCGGCCAACGGGCCATGATTTTGGCTCAAAACGACCAACTGGCCAAGCAAGGGCTACGGGTCTTAGGTCTCGCCTATCGGGCCTGGTCAGAGTTGCCGCCCCCTGCTTCTGAAGTCCAGAGTGAACAGAATTTAGTTTGGCTGGGCCTGGTGGGTATTTTAGATCCGCCCCGTCCAGAAGTAAAGGCGGCTGTAGAAAAATGTTTAACCGCTGGGATTCGCCCGATCATGATTACCGGGGATCATCAACTCACCGCCCAGGCCATTGCCACCAGTTTAGGCATTTGCCAGACCGGGGATTGCGTTTTGACCGGGCGAGATCTGGCCAAACTGTCTCCGGCGGAACTGGATCAACGGGTGATGGAGGTGAACGTCTATGCTCGCGTTTCCCCAGAGCACAAGCTGCAAATCGTCCAAGCCCTCCAACGACAGGGGCAAGTGGTGGCGATGACGGGGGATGGGGTGAATGATGCTCCGGCCCTGAAACAGGCAGACATTGGGGTGGCGATGGGAATTACGGGCACTGATGTCACCAAAGAAGCCAGTGATATGGTCTTACTAGATGACAACTTTGCCACAATTGTTGCAGCCACCGAGGAAGGGCGGGTCATTTATAGTAATATTCGCCGCTTCATTAAATATATTTTGGGTTCCAATATTGGCGAAGTCTTAACCATTGCCGCTGCCCCGATCATTGGCCTGGGTGGAGTTCCCCTGTCGCCCCTACAAATTTTATGGATGAACTTGGTCACGGATGGTTTGCCAGCCTTAGCCTTAGCTGTAGAACCTGGCTCTCCTGGTGTGATGCAAGTCCCCCCCATTAATCCCAAGGAGAGTATCTTTGCGCGGGGGATGGGTTTCTATATGGTTCGGGTTGGCCTGGTTTTAGCGATTGTCACCATTGCCATGATGGCCTGGGCCTATGGGTTTACCAATACTGTCACCTCAGATATCCTAAGTCCAAAACGCTGGGCCACGATGGTATTTACGACCCTTTGCATTGCTCAGATGGGCCATGCCTTGGCGGTGCGCTCAACCTCAAAGTTAACCCTTGAACTGCCCTTCTTTTCTAATCCCTATCTTTTACTATCCCTATTCCTGACAACAGTGCTGCAACTGTGCTTAATTTATGTCCCATTTTTGCGAGAGTTTTTTGGTACATTCATCATCTCTGGTCAGGAATTACTGATTTGCTTTGGGTGCAGTGCCCTTGTTTTTGTTTGGGTTGAGATGGAAAAATTAGTCTATCGTTATTGGAAACGATCCTGA
- a CDS encoding cell wall metabolism sensor histidine kinase WalK: MGNVLTQLPLFQATQRRLAIWYTLVTGLLLLIFATGFFWYVRGTLIERVDDTLNHVVEVVSRSLIISPDAPDPINWPVSFDHNPLATAALEEDHIDLEGFNAAGELAWSTLGDVLEIPLRPSRNPVTIITNPLAPPESRHWLRQITVTLRQKNQVIGYLRVSHPWFEVTRPSQELLRDLGLGLGAMVGLVAASGWFLSRLAMEPIWESYAYLKQFTADASHELRNPIALIQTNVQVALADPHPDRQAQQLQAIERITRRLGRLVDDLLFLARQDSGIVPLRLQPCALDGILMNVIGEQEIIAQSLQITLDLEIADMEALNPNPNDEPFTLQGDEDQLLRLFTNLISNAIVHSPGSGWIRIQLSQEAQSYQVTIQDQGPGIPSESLPRIFDRFFRLKPTQSDGTGLGLAIAQAIVHNHQGKIQVKSGINQGTSFTVSLPRTN, from the coding sequence ATGGGTAATGTCCTCACTCAACTGCCCCTATTCCAGGCCACCCAACGCCGCCTGGCCATTTGGTACACCTTGGTCACAGGCCTGTTGTTATTGATTTTCGCCACAGGGTTTTTCTGGTATGTGCGGGGTACACTCATCGAGCGGGTGGACGATACCCTCAATCATGTGGTGGAAGTCGTCAGTCGCTCCCTGATTATTAGCCCCGATGCCCCAGATCCGATCAACTGGCCGGTTAGTTTTGACCATAACCCCTTGGCCACAGCAGCCCTTGAAGAAGACCACATTGACTTGGAAGGGTTTAATGCAGCCGGAGAACTGGCCTGGTCAACCTTGGGAGATGTGTTGGAAATTCCCCTGCGTCCCAGCCGAAATCCCGTCACAATCATCACCAATCCCCTCGCCCCACCGGAATCACGCCACTGGTTAAGGCAAATCACCGTTACCCTGCGCCAAAAAAATCAGGTGATTGGTTATTTGCGAGTCAGTCATCCTTGGTTTGAGGTAACACGCCCCAGCCAAGAGTTATTACGGGATCTGGGCCTGGGCCTGGGGGCCATGGTGGGCCTGGTGGCGGCCAGTGGTTGGTTTCTGTCTCGGCTGGCCATGGAACCAATTTGGGAATCCTACGCCTACCTGAAACAATTCACCGCCGATGCCTCCCATGAACTGCGCAACCCCATTGCCCTGATTCAAACCAATGTCCAAGTGGCCTTAGCCGATCCCCACCCCGACCGCCAGGCCCAGCAATTACAAGCTATTGAACGGATCACCAGACGATTGGGCCGCTTAGTGGATGATTTACTGTTTCTCGCCCGCCAAGATAGTGGGATTGTTCCGCTGCGATTACAACCCTGCGCCTTAGATGGCATCTTGATGAATGTAATTGGGGAGCAGGAAATCATTGCCCAGTCGCTGCAAATCACCCTGGATCTCGAGATTGCCGATATGGAAGCCCTGAACCCAAATCCCAATGATGAACCCTTCACTCTCCAAGGCGATGAGGATCAACTATTACGTCTATTTACAAACTTAATCAGTAATGCCATTGTCCACAGTCCTGGGTCTGGCTGGATTCGGATTCAACTCTCCCAGGAGGCTCAATCCTATCAGGTCACGATTCAAGATCAGGGGCCGGGGATTCCCAGTGAATCTCTGCCGCGGATTTTTGATCGCTTCTTTCGCCTGAAGCCAACACAGTCAGACGGCACCGGGTTAGGATTAGCCATTGCCCAGGCCATTGTCCACAATCATCAGGGCAAAATCCAAGTTAAGAGTGGGATTAACCAAGGCACCAGCTTCACCGTCTCCCTCCCCCGCACCAATTGA
- a CDS encoding Mrp/NBP35 family ATP-binding protein produces the protein MPPTLSPASVLDVLRPVEDPELRRSLVELNMIRNVDIQSGTVRFTLVLTTPSCPLREFIVDDCKKAVFALPGVADVQVDVTAETPQQKSLPDRTGIPGVKNIIAVSSGKGGVGKSTVAVNIAVALAEAGSAVGMIDADIYGPNVPTMLGLENAIIEVRKTPQGDVLEPPSHYGVKMVSMGFLIDPDQPVVWRGPMLNGIIRQFLYQADWGELDYLIVDLPPGTGDAQLTLAQAVPMAGVVIVTTPQTVALQDARRGLKMFQNLGVHVLGLVENMSYFIPPDLPDRRYDIFGSQGGERMAKELNVPLLGCVPLELNVREGGDAGLPIVLNYPDSASAQALRQIAQQVAARVSIAALVGI, from the coding sequence ATGCCCCCTACCCTCAGTCCTGCCTCAGTTTTGGATGTCTTGCGACCAGTAGAAGATCCCGAGTTACGGCGGAGTTTGGTGGAACTGAACATGATCCGCAATGTGGATATCCAGTCCGGGACGGTGCGCTTTACCTTGGTCTTGACAACTCCCTCCTGTCCGTTACGGGAATTTATTGTTGATGATTGTAAAAAAGCTGTCTTTGCCTTGCCAGGGGTTGCAGATGTGCAGGTGGATGTGACAGCAGAAACACCTCAACAAAAAAGTTTGCCCGACCGAACCGGGATTCCAGGGGTTAAAAATATCATTGCGGTTTCCAGCGGCAAGGGCGGGGTGGGTAAAAGTACGGTAGCCGTCAACATTGCTGTGGCCCTGGCAGAGGCGGGTTCGGCCGTGGGAATGATTGATGCCGATATTTATGGGCCGAATGTGCCGACCATGTTGGGTCTAGAGAACGCCATTATTGAAGTTCGGAAAACCCCCCAAGGGGATGTCCTAGAGCCACCCAGTCATTACGGGGTGAAAATGGTCTCCATGGGCTTTCTCATTGATCCGGATCAGCCGGTGGTCTGGCGTGGGCCGATGTTGAACGGGATTATTCGCCAATTTCTCTACCAGGCCGACTGGGGCGAATTGGATTATTTAATTGTGGATTTACCGCCTGGAACCGGAGACGCGCAATTAACCCTAGCTCAGGCTGTCCCCATGGCCGGTGTTGTCATTGTCACCACTCCCCAAACTGTGGCCCTTCAAGATGCCCGGCGGGGCCTGAAAATGTTTCAGAATTTAGGGGTGCATGTCCTCGGCCTGGTGGAAAATATGAGCTACTTTATTCCGCCGGATTTACCGGATCGCCGTTATGACATTTTTGGCTCTCAAGGCGGGGAGCGGATGGCCAAGGAGTTAAATGTGCCCTTGTTGGGTTGTGTACCCTTGGAACTCAATGTCCGGGAGGGGGGCGATGCGGGTTTACCGATTGTCTTGAACTATCCTGATTCCGCCTCGGCTCAGGCCCTACGTCAAATTGCCCAACAGGTGGCGGCCAGGGTTTCTATCGCGGCTTTAGTGGGTATTTAG